From Xanthomonas citri pv. mangiferaeindicae:
TCGACAAGCCGTGGAGCTACGAGAACTACCTCAAGACGGGTGGTTACAGCGCGCTGCGCAAGATCCTCGAGGAGAAGATCCCGCCGGCCGACGTCATCGAGATGGTCAAGCAGTCGGGCCTGCGCGGCCGCGGCGGCGCGGGCTTCCCGACCGGCCTGAAGTGGAGCTTCATGCCCAAGGGCGAGATGCAGAAGTACATCCTCTGCAACTCCGACGAGTCGGAGCCGGGCACCGCCAAGGACCGCGACATCCTGCGCTACAACCCGCATGCGGTCATCGAGGGCATGGCGATCGCCTGCTACGCGACCGGATCGAGCGTGGCCTACAACTACCTGCGCGGTGAGTTCCATCACGAGCCGTTCGAGCATCTCGAAGAAGCCACCGCCGAGGCTTACGCCAACGGCTGGCTGGGCAAGAACGTGCTCGGTTCGGGCATCGATATCGACATCTACAACGCGCTGGGCGCGGGCGCCTACATCTGCGGCGAAGAAACCGCGCTGATGGAATCGCTCGAAGGCAAGAAGGGTCAGCCGCGCTTCAAGCCGCCGTTCCCGGCCAACTTCGGGCTGTACGGCAAGCCGACCACGATCAACAACACCGAGACCTACGCGTCGGTGCCCGCGATCGTGCGCAACGGCCCGGAGTGGTTCCTCAATCTGGGCAAGCCCAACAACGGCGGCTGCAAGATTTTCTCGGTCTCCGGTCACGTCGCGCGGCCGGGCAACCATGAGATCCGCCTGGGCACGCCGTTCTCCGAACTGCTCGATCTGTGCGGCGGCATGCGCAACGGGCACCGCATCAAGGCGGTGATCCCGGGCGGCTCGTCGATGCCGGTGCTGCCGGGCGAGACGATGATGGGTCTGACGATGGACTACGACGCGATCCAGAAGGCCGGGTCGGGTCTGGGGTCGGGCGCGGTCATCGTGATGGACGAGACCACCTGCATGGTGCGTGCATGCCAGCGCATCGCCCGTTTCTACTTCAAGGAGTCCTGCGGCCAGTGCACGCCCTGCCGCGAGGGCACCGGTTGGATGTACCGCATGCTGACCCGCATCGCCGAACACAAGGCGACCGTCGACGACCTGCAGATGCTGCGGGCGGCCGCCGGCCAGATCGAGGGACACACCATCTGCGCGTTCGGTGAGGCCGCTGCGTGGCCGGTGCAGGGCTTCCTGCGCCACTTCTGGGACGAGTTCGAGTACGCGATCGTCAACCGGCGCTTCCTGGTCGACGATCAGCGCAACGGCACGGTGGTGTCGAAGGCGGGGGCTGCATGAGCGCGCAACCTGTGAATCCGAACCTGCCGCCCGACCACGTCACCGTCTTCATCGACGGCGTCGAGCTGGCCGCGCCCAAGGGCTCGATGATCATCCAGGCCGCCGACAAGGCCGGCATCGCGATCCCGCGCTTCTGCTATCACGACAAGTTGGCGATTGCGGCGAACTGCCGGATGTGCCTGGTCGAGGTCGAGAAGATGCCCAAGCCGGCGCCGGCCTGCGCCACGCCAGTGATGGACGGCATGAAGGTCGTCACGCGCAGCGAGAAGGCACTCAAGTCGCAGCGCAACGTGATGGAGTTCCTGCTGATCAACCATCCGCTCGACTGCCCGATCTGCGATCAGGGCGGTGAGTGCGAGCTGCAGGACCTGTCGCTGGGCTACGGCCGCTCGGTCAGCCGTTTTGCTGAGCGCAAGCGCGTGGTGCCCGACGAAGATCTCGGCCCGCTGGTCGCTACCGAGATGACGCGCTGCATCCAATGCACGCGCTGCATCCGCTTCACCGCCGAGATCGCCGGCACCTACGAGCTGGGCGGTATGCAGCGCGGCGAGAACCTGCAGATCGGCACCTACGACGGCAAGCCGTTGACGACCGAACTGTCGGGCAACGTCATCGACGTGTGCCCGGTCGGCGCGCTGACCAACAAGGTCTTCCGCTTCCGCGCGCGGCCGTGGGAACTGATCGCGCGCGAGTCGCTCGGCGGCCATGACGCGCTGGGCAGCAACCTGTTCCTGCACCTGCGCCGCGGCGAAGTGATGCGTGCGGTGCCGCGCGACAACGAGGCGGTCAACGAGTGCTGGCTGTCGGACCGCGACCGCTACTCGCATCAGGGCCTGGCGGCCGAAGACCGTGCACTGCATCCGCAGATCAAGGATGGAGGCCAGTGGCGCGAGGCGACCTGGGACGAAGCGCTCACGCGCGCGGCCCGGATCCTGCGCGATAACCCGGCCGACGAACTCGGCGTGCTGGTGCACCCGTCGACCTCGAGCGAGGAGGGCGCGCTGCTCGCGCGTCTGGCCGACGCCCTGGGCTCGGGCAACCTCGACCATCGCATCGCCCAGCGCGACCTGTCCGACGGCGCCGTCGCGCAAGCGTTTGCGATGCCTGTCGCCGAGCTCGACAAGGCCGACGCGGTGCTGATCGTCGGATCCAACCTGCGCCATGAAGTGCCGCTGCTGCACCACCGTGTGCGCCAGGCCTGGAAGCGCGGCGCCAAGGTCTACGTCGTCAATCCGGTCGATTTCGAGTTCACCTTCGACATCGCCGACAAGGCCATCGTGGCGCCGTCGCGCATCGCCGAGACGCTGCAGGTCGCCGAGCTGGCCGACGCGCTGCGCGATGCCAAGCATGCTGCGATCATCGTCGGTGCGCAGGCGGAAACCAGCGCGCACGCCACCGACATCCGCAAGGCCGCGGCCGCGCTGGCGCAGTCGACCGGGGCCGCGCTGTGCCGGATCCCGCAGGGTGCGAATGCGCTCGGCCTGACGCATGCCGGCGTGCTGCCGACCACGCGCGATGCCAACGCGATGCTCGCGCAGCGTCGTGGCGCCTATGTGATCTACGGCATCGAGCCGGGCCTGGACTTCGCCGATCCGGCGCAGGCGATGCAGGCACTGGGCGCGGCCCAGGTCGTGGCATTCAGCCAGTTCGCCTGCGAATCCACGCGCAGCGTCGCCGATGTGATTCTGCCGATCGGCGCGCTCGCCGAGATCGACGCCACGCTGACCAACCTCGACGGGCGCGCGCAGCATGCGACCGCGGCCGGCAAGCTGCCGGGCGATGCCCGGGCGGGCTGGCGGGTCCTGCGTGCGCTCAGTGGCGAGCTGGCGGTACCGGGCTTCGAGTTCACCGATCTGGCCGGCCTGCGTGCAGGTCTGCAGCCGCGGACCGTGACGGTCGCAGCCTCTGCGGCCCCGACGGTCGACGGCGACGGGCTCGAGCTGGCGGTGACCCAGGCGATCTACCGGGTCGATGCGCTGACCCGTCGCGCGGCGGCGCTGCAGTCCCATCCGCTGACCCTGGGCCCGCGCATCGCGCTGCATCCCGATGACGCCTCGGCGCACGGCGTGGCCGATGGCGGCATGGCCAAGGTCAGCAACGCGGTCGGCACCGGCACGCTGCAGGTCGTCGTCGACGACCGCGTCGCCCCTGGCGCGGCATGGGTCGAATCGGGCTACGGCGCCACCGCGGCGCTGGTGGCCGGCAAGGTCAAGGTGGTGGCGGCATGAGCATGCCTACAGCAAGCCTTTTGCAAGGCGGCGTTTCGCAAACCGGCGTGACGAACACCGCATCGTTGCTCGGCGATCTCACTGCGCCGCTGCACGAGGCGCTGCTGTCGCTGGGCGGTATCGGCGTGGTGCTGTGGATCGTGCTCAAGATCCTCGTGATCGCGATGCCGGTGATCATCGCCGTGGCGTTCTACGTGGTCTGGGAGCGCAAGCTGATCGGCTGGATGCACGTGCGCCATGGGCCGATGTACGTCGGCATGGGCATCTTCCAGGCCTTCGCTGACGTCTTCAAACTGCTGTTCAAGGAAGTCATCCAGCCGACCAACGCGCAACGTGTGCTGTACGTGCTGGCGCCGCTGATCACCCTCGCGCCGGCGTTCGCGGCCTGGGCGGTGGTGCCGTTCGACGCGCAGTTGGTGCTGTCGAACGCGAACGCGGGCCTGCTGTACCTGCTGGCGATGACCAGTCTGGGGATCTACGGCATCATCCTGGCCGGCTGGGCGTCGAACTCCAAGTACGCGTTCCTGGGCGCGATGCGCGCCTCGGCGCAGATGATCAGCTACGAGATCGCGATGGGCTTCGCCCTGGTCGGCGTGATGGTCGGCGCCGGCAGCCTGAATCTGAGCGAGATCGTCATGGCGCAGGCCGGCGGCAAGGGCCTGTTCGACTGGTTCTGGCTGCCGATGCTGCCGCTGTTCGTGATCTATTTCGTGTCCGGTGTGGCCGAGACCAACCGCTCGCCGTTTGACGTCGTCGAAGGCGAGTCGGAGATCGTCGCCGGCCACATGGTCGAGTACTCGGGGTCGGCGTTCGCGCTGTTCTTCCTGGCCGAGTACGCGAACATGATCCTGATCAGCTTCCTGACCTCGACGTTCTTCCTCGGTGGCTGGCTGTCGCCGTTCCAGGGCTGGTTCGACGGCGTGCCGGTGCTCGAGTGGCTGGCGATCGATGGCTGGTGGTGGCTGTTTGCGAAGGTGTTCTTCTTCGCCAGCTGTTTCATCTGGTTCCGTGCGTCGTTCCCGCGCTACCGCTATGACCAGATCATGCGGCTGGGCTGGAAGGTGTTCATCCCGATCAGCATCGGCTGGATCGTGGTCACCGCGTTGATGGCGTACTTCGGCGTATTCGAGGCAGGGCAGTGATGGGCAAGTTCGTTGCATGGTTCAGGAGCCTGCTGCTGCTCGAATTGCTCGGCGGCATGGCACTGACGTTCCGATATCTGTTCCGGGACAAGTACACGCTGATGTACCCGATGGAGAAGGCGCCGCAGTCGCCACGCTTCCGCGGGCTGCATGCGCTGCGTCGCTATCCCAACGGCGAGGAGCGCTGCATCGCGTGCAAGCTGTGCGAGGCGGTGTGCCCGGCACTGGCGATCACGATCGATTCGGAGCAGCGTGCCGACGGCACCCGCCGCACCACGCGCTACGACATCGACCTGTTCAAGTGCATCTACTGCGGGTTCTGCGAGGAATCGTGCCCGGTGGATTCGATCGTCGAGACGCACATCCACGAGTACCACTTCGAGAACCGCGGCGAGAACATCGTGACCAAGCCGCAGCTGCTGGCCATCGGCGACCGTCTCGAGTCCGAGATCGCCGAACGCCGCGCCGCCGACTCCGCGTACAGGTAAGCCATGGACCTCGCCCTGATCTTCTTCCTCGTCTTCGCCGCGACGACCGTGATGTCCGCGGTTGCGGTGATCAGTGCCCGCAACCCGGTGCACGCGGCGCTGTTCCTGGTGCTGACGTTCTTCTCCACCGCCTGCACCTGGTTGCTGGTCGGCGCCGAGTTCCTCGGCATCGCGCTGGTGCTGGTCTACGTCGGTGCGGTGATGGTGCTGTTCCTGTTCGTGGTGATGATGCTCGACATCGATGTCGCGCCGCTGCGGGAGGGCTACGTGCGCTACCTGCCGGTCGGCCTGATCGTGGCGGTGGTGATGCTGCTCGAGATCCTCGCGTTGATCGGCGTGCGCAGCCGCATGACGCCGTTCGCGGTCGATGCGGTCGACGCGGCCGGGGTCTCGAACACGGTGTGGCTGGCCCGCCGGCTGTTCACCGACTTCCTGCTGCCGTTCGAGGTCGCCGCGGTGATCCTCACCGTCGCAGTGATCGCCGCGGTGACGCTGACGCTGCGCCGCCGGCCGGGCGCCAAGCATCAGAACCCGGGCGAGCAGGCGCGGGTGCGCGCCAAGGACCGCATGCGCGTGGTGAAGATGGACGCAGTGCGTCCGGTGGTGGAGGCCCCGGCCGATGCCGGCGACCTGCCGACCGAGGGAGAAGCGAAATGACCGAGCTGTTCGGAACCGGCCTGTCGCTGGGCCACTACCTGTCGCTGGGTGCGGTGCTGTTCTGCATTTCCGTGGCGGGCATCTTCCTCAACCGGAAGAACGTGATCATCCTGCTGATGTCGATCGAGCTGATGCTGCTCGCGGTCAACATCAACTTCGTCGCATTCTCGCGCGAATACGGTGATGCCGCCGGTCAGATCTTCGTGTTCTTCATTCTGACCGTGGCCGCGGCCGAGGCCGCGATCGGCCTGGCGATCCTGGTCACGCTGTTCCGCAACCGGCGCACGATCAACGTCGCCGAACTCGACACGCTGAAGGGCTGAGCCGGGCATGGAGTACACCATTTCAAAGGGCATCCTGGTCGCGATCGTCCTGGCCCCGCTGCTGGGCTCGATCATTGCCGGCCTGTTCGGACGCCAGGTCGGGCGCACCGGCGCGCATGTGGCGACGATCGCCGGTGTCGCGGTCAGCTGCGCGCTGTCTGTCTACACGCTGTGGCAACTGCTGCAGGGCGCCGCACCGTTCAACGAGAACGTCTACACGTTCTTCGAGGTCGGCAACTACTCGGCGCACGTCGGCTTCCTGGTCGACAACCTGACGGCGATGATGATGGTCGTGGTGACCTTCGTGTCGCTGCTCGTGCACCTGTACACCATCGGCTACATGGCCGAGGACCCCGGTTACCAGCGGTTCTTCAGCTACATCTCGCTGTTCACCTTCTCGATGCTGATGCTGGTGATGGGCAACAACTTCCTGCAGCTGTTCTTCGGCTGGGAAGCGGTGGGCCTGGTGTCGTACCTGCTGATCGGCTTCTGGTTCAAGAAGCCCAGCGCGGTGTTCGCCAACATGAAGGCGTTCCTGGTCAACCGCGTGGGCGACTTCGGCTTCCTGCTTGGTATTGCCGGGGTGCTCTACTGGTTCGGCAGCCTCGACTACGCGACCGTGTTCGCGGCCGCCGACACCACGATCGGTGGTGGCCAGACGGTCGAGATCATCAGCGGCTTCGAGTGGTCGGTGGCGACGCTGGTCTGCATCTGCCTGTTCATCGGCGCAATGGGCAAGTCGGCCCAGGTCCCGCTGCACGTGTGGCTGCCCGATTCGATGGAAGGCCCGACCCCGATCTCGGCGCTGATCCACGCCGCGACGATGGTCACCGCCGGCATCTTCATGGTGGCGCGCATGTCGCCGCTGTTCGAGCTGTCGGAGACCGCGCTGCAGTTCATCCTGTTCATCGGTGCGACCACCGCGTTCTTCACCGGCCTGATCGGCATCGTGCAGAACGACATCAAGCGGGTCGTCGCGTACTCCACGCTGTCGCAGCTGGGTTACATGACGGTCGCACTGGGCGTGTCGGCGTACTCGGCCGCAGTGTTCCACCTGATGACGCACGCGTTCTTCAAGGCGCTGCTGTTCCTGGCCGCCGGCTCGGTGATCATCGGCATGCACCACGAGCAGGACATGCGCAAGATGGGCGGCCTGCGCAAGTACATGCCGATCACGTTCTGGACCAGCGTCATCGGCACGCTGGCCTTGGTGGGCACGCCGTTCTTCAGCGGCTTCTACTCCAAGGACACGATCATCGAAGCGGCCAAGCACGCCGGCGATGGCGGCTGGGTGTACCAGTACGCGTACTGGTCGGTGCTGCTGGGCGCATTCGTGACCTCGTTCTACAGCTTCCGCCTGCTGTACATGACCTACTTCGGCAAGGAGCGCTTCCGCGATGCGCACGCCTCCGACGTGCATGCCGCACACGATGCGCACGGCCAGGAGACCCATCACGAGCCGCTGGACGACGACGGGCATGGCCATGCGGTGGCCCATGCGCATGAGGATCATGGGCACCATGGTCACGGTGCGCACGAGCCGCACGAGTCGCCGTGGGTGGTGACGCTGCCGCTGATCCTGCTGGCGATCCCGTCGATCCTGATCGGCTACTTCACCGCCGGCCCGATGCTCTTCGGCACCGACTGGACCGGCCACCATGCAGGCAACGGGTTCTTCGATGGCGTGATCCACGTGCTGGCGTCCAACGACGTGCTGGCGACGCTGAAGGAAGAGCTCTGGCACGGCCCGGTGGGCTTCGCGCTGCACGGCTTCGTTGCCCCTGCGTTCTGGCTGGTCGTGGCCGGCTTCGTGCTCGCCACGGTGATGTACTGGTGGAAGCCGGAACTGCCGGCCAAGGCCGCGCGCGTGTTCGCGCTGCCGATCCGGGTGCTCGAGCGCAAGTACTTCGCCGACGACCTGTGGATCGGCGGCTTCGCCGGTGGCGGCGTCGCGCTGGGCAAGCTGTCGCGCGTGTTCGACACCAAGGTCATCGACGGCCTGTTCGTGAACGGCTCGGCGCGCGTCGTCGACCTGGTCTCGGGCCTCGTCCGCCGGCTGCAGTCCGGCGCTCTCTACCACTACGCATTCGCGATGATCGTCGGCCTGATCGTGCTCCTGGCCGTCCTCATCAAGTACTGGCGCTGACGGAAATACCCACGTGTCGAACTGGCCTCTTCTCAGTCTATTGATCTGGCTGCCGATCCTCGGCGGCGCCTGCGTGCTCGCATTGGGCGATCGCCGCGCCGATGCCGTGCGCTGGGTGTCGCTCGCGGTCGCCGTGGCGGTGTTCGTGCTCAGCCTGCCGCTGTTCACCGGCTTCGATTACGCGAATGCGGGGATGCAGTTCCTCGAGCGCCGCGAGTGGATTCCGTCGCTGGGCATCGAGTACCACCTGGGTGCGGACGGCATCTCGGTGGCGCTGATCATCCTGACCACGCTGACCACCGCCCTGGTGCTGATCGGCGCCTGGACCTCGGTGAGCAAGCGCGTGCACCAGTACTACGCCGCGATGCTGATCCTCGAGGGCATGATGATCGGCGTGTTCTGCGCCGTGGACGCGATGCTGTTCTACGTGTTCTTCGAGGCGATGCTGATTCCGATGTTCATCATCATCGGCGTGTGGGGCGGTCCGCGGCGCGTCTACGCCTCGGTCAAGTTCTTCCTCTACACGTTCCTCGGCTCGGTGTTCATGCTGGTCGGGCTGATCTACCTGTACCTGCAGGCCGGCAGCTGGCAATTGCCCGACCTGTACGCGGTGCGGTTGTCGGCGACCGAGCAGACGTGGCTGTTCTTCGCGTTCCTCGCCGCGTTCGCGGTCAAGGTGCCGATGTTCCCGGTGCATACCTGGCTGCCCGATGCGCACGTCGAGGCGCCGACAGGCGGCTCGGTGATCCTGGCGGCGATCATGCTCAAGATCGGCGGCTACGGCTTCCTGCGCTTCAACCTGCCGATCACCCCCGATGCCGGCCACGAGTGGGCGTGGCTGGTGATCGCGCTGTCGCTGATCGCGGTGGTCTACGTCGGCCTGGTCGCGCTGGTCCAGCAGGACATGAAGAAGCTGGTCGCGTACTCGTCGGTCTCGCACATGGGCTTCGTGACCCTGGGCGTGTTTATCGCGTTTGCGCTGGTGCGTGACGTCGACGCTGGCGATGCGGCCCGGCTGGGCCTGCAGGGCGCGATGGTGCAGATGGTCTCGCACGGCTTCGTCTCGGGCGCGATGTTCTCGTGCATCGGCATCCTGTACGACCGCATGCACACGCGCATGATCAAGGACTACGGCGGCGTCGCCAATGTGATGCCCTGGTTCGCGGCGTTCTACGTGCTGTTCGCGATGGCCAACTCCGGCCTGCCGGGCACGTCGGGTTTCGTCGGTGAATTCATGGTGATCCTGGCCGCGTTCCAGAACCACCCGCTGATCGGCTTCTTCGCGGCGATGACGCTGATCATCGGCGCCGCCTACACCCTGTGGCTGGTCAAGCGGGTGCTCTACGGCGAGGTCGCCAATGCGCACGTCGCCGCGCTCAAGGACATCAACGCCCGCGAGGCGCTGGTGCTGGGCGTGTTCGCCGCGGGCACGCTGCTGATCGGTGTCTACCCCAAGCCGCTGACCGACCTGATGGAGCCGTCCATCGCGCAACTGGCGAACGTGATCGCCGCCAGCAAGCTGTGAGTCCATATTCAATGAGAGCCGTGCCGCGATGATTTCCGCTCCGATGACGCCCCCCGTCCGCACGTTGGCCGAGCTTGGCCCGATCGTGCCTGAGCTCGTCGTGATCCTGGGCGCGTTCGCGCTGCTGATGCTCGACCTGTTCCTCGACCCGCGCCGCCGCATCGTCACCCATGCGTTGGCCGTGGTCACGATGCTCGGCGCCGCCGTGCTGATCGCCGCCGGTATCGGCGGCCACGGCACGATCCTGGCCGACATGTTCGTCCGCGATGCCGGCGCCGATGTGCTCAAGGTCGCTGGGCTGATCGTCGGTGCGATCGCACTGGACTACGCGTGGCCGTACCTGCGCGAGCGGGGCCTGTACCAGGGCGAGATCCCGGTGCTGTTCCTGTTCACCAGCGCCGGCATGATGCTGCTGGTCTCGGCCAACAACATGACGATGGTCTACGTCGGCCTGGAGCTGCTGGCGCTGTGCTCGTATGCGTTGGTGGCCTGCGACCGCGACAACCCGCTGTCGTCGGAAGCGGCGATGAAGTACTTCGTCCTTGGCGCGCTGGCTTCGGGCATGTTGCTGTTCGGCATGTCGCTGATCTACGGCGCGACCGGCACGCTGTCGCTGCCCGGCATCGACCAGGCGGTTGGTGGGCTGGTGGGCGAGGGGCGCGTGTTGCTGCTGACCGGCATGGTGTTCGTGCTGGTGGGCATCGCGTTCAAGTTCGGCGCCGCGCCGTTCCACATGTGGCTGCCCGACACCTACCACGGTGCGCCGACCCCGATCGTCGCGTTCATCAGCTCGGTGCCCAAGCTGGCCGCGTTCGGCATGGCTTGGCGCCTGCTCGATACCGCGCTGGGCCAGGTGCACGACCAGTCGCAGCTGCTGCTGGCGCTGCTCGCGGCGCTGTCGCTGGCGGTCGGCAACCTGTTCGCAATCGCGCAGACCAACCTCAAGCGCATGCTCGCCTACTCGACGATCTCGCACGTCGGCTTCCTGTTCCTCGGCCTGGCCGGCGGCGGCGAGACCGGACATGCGGCGGCGATGTTCTACGCGATCAGCTACGCGATCATGTCGGTGGCCTCGTTCGGTGCGATCGTCATGCTCTCGCGCGCCGGCTTCGAGGCCGAGCGGATCGAGGACTACAAGGGCCTGAACCAGCGCAGCCCGTGGATGGCCGGTCTGGTGCTGTGCATCATGGCGTCGCTGGCCGGCGTGCCGCCGTTCCTCGGTTTCTGGGCCAAGCTGGTCGTGCTGCAGGGCGCGCTGGAAGGCGACCTGCTGTGGCTGGCGATCGTCGGTATCGTGTTTGCGGTCATCGGCGCGTTCTACTACCTGCGCGTGATCAAGGTCATGTACTTCGATGCGCCCAACGCCGCGCCGGTCGCGCAGCGCCCGGGTTCGTTGCTGCGGATCGTGTTCGCGGTCAATGCGCTGGCGCTGCTGGGCCTGGGGTTGTTCTGGAGCCCGCTGATGGCCTGGTGCCAGCAGGCGTTCGCCTGACCGCAAAGGCCGCGCGTGCGCGGACCATCGATGTCTTCAATACCGGCCGGGTCTTCGACCCGGCCGGTGTCGTTTGCGGGATCCGTTTCGATGCCTGTACGGCCGAGCGCCGCCATTGGGCACGTGCGCATGAGGATGTGACCTCGGTCATGGCTCGAGCACGACGCTGGCGTATTCATTTGCATGGCGCCGCGCGGGCGTGTTACCCCGGAACCCGCCCGTCGACGACGGCGGGCCGGTGCGGCGCGCGGATCGCCGGATCGTCCGGTCACCGCCGGGCTGCACCGGGACGTCACCCAACCAGCAAGGAGACGATCATGGACAAGGTCAAGGCAAGCAAGGATCAGGGGACCCGTCGCAACCCGGCCGGCGATGCGAGGTCCAACCTCGATCGGCTGATCGGGCAGATGCAGAAGCAGACGCCGAAGGGCACCGCCCTCGACACCGCCGGGATCGCCCCGCAGGCGACCTGCTCGCGCACGATCTACTGCGTCTGAGCGCAGTGCCGCATCCGGCCGGCGATGCCGGCGGGTGCGGCCTTCGTGTTGCGGATGGCATCGGCCATGGACATGGCAACGGCGCCGGCGCACGCCGGCGCTTTCGATTGGGACCGCCTCGCTGCCTGCCACCGGGCAGGCCGTGCGGTCTGCCTGCCGGCACCGCCGTTGTGGCCGATCGCATCAGCGTATCGCCTGGCGATCGCCATCTGCCGGCCCTCGCGCGCGGGTATCCGCTTCTTCTCGGTGCCGGCCCTGCGCTTTTTTGCCGGGGATGCCGAGATCCGCGCACCGGGTGCGCTGCTGCCTGACGCGCGCGACGCATCGGCGGTCGCGTATCTGCGTCGCCTCGCAGCCGAGTGTCCAGACGCGCCGGCATGGCTGGACATCGAATCGCCCCTGGTCGTCGATCCGGCGACATGGCGGGATGTCCGCGATTTTCTTTCTGGTTGGTGCGAACGGCTGGGCTGCCCAGTGCGGCCGGTGGCCTCGCACCTGCTGCTGGGACGCTTCCGCCGCAATACCGACGACCGCACGGCCGCGACGCTGCTGCTGCCATTGCTCGGGGGATCGTCGTGACCCAAGGCGACTGCGGCGACACGCATCGCGTCGCGCCCGGCCAATTGCTGTGCAGGCCGCCCGGCGAGGCCGTGGAGGTAGCCGAGGATCCGGGGTGTGTCGCGTTGCGTCTGGACATTCCGGTGCAGCGGACGGCATCTGTGCGCGAGCTGATCGCACTGTTCGCCTCGCTGG
This genomic window contains:
- a CDS encoding NADH-quinone oxidoreductase subunit M → MSNWPLLSLLIWLPILGGACVLALGDRRADAVRWVSLAVAVAVFVLSLPLFTGFDYANAGMQFLERREWIPSLGIEYHLGADGISVALIILTTLTTALVLIGAWTSVSKRVHQYYAAMLILEGMMIGVFCAVDAMLFYVFFEAMLIPMFIIIGVWGGPRRVYASVKFFLYTFLGSVFMLVGLIYLYLQAGSWQLPDLYAVRLSATEQTWLFFAFLAAFAVKVPMFPVHTWLPDAHVEAPTGGSVILAAIMLKIGGYGFLRFNLPITPDAGHEWAWLVIALSLIAVVYVGLVALVQQDMKKLVAYSSVSHMGFVTLGVFIAFALVRDVDAGDAARLGLQGAMVQMVSHGFVSGAMFSCIGILYDRMHTRMIKDYGGVANVMPWFAAFYVLFAMANSGLPGTSGFVGEFMVILAAFQNHPLIGFFAAMTLIIGAAYTLWLVKRVLYGEVANAHVAALKDINAREALVLGVFAAGTLLIGVYPKPLTDLMEPSIAQLANVIAASKL
- a CDS encoding NADH-quinone oxidoreductase subunit N, with translation MSAPMTPPVRTLAELGPIVPELVVILGAFALLMLDLFLDPRRRIVTHALAVVTMLGAAVLIAAGIGGHGTILADMFVRDAGADVLKVAGLIVGAIALDYAWPYLRERGLYQGEIPVLFLFTSAGMMLLVSANNMTMVYVGLELLALCSYALVACDRDNPLSSEAAMKYFVLGALASGMLLFGMSLIYGATGTLSLPGIDQAVGGLVGEGRVLLLTGMVFVLVGIAFKFGAAPFHMWLPDTYHGAPTPIVAFISSVPKLAAFGMAWRLLDTALGQVHDQSQLLLALLAALSLAVGNLFAIAQTNLKRMLAYSTISHVGFLFLGLAGGGETGHAAAMFYAISYAIMSVASFGAIVMLSRAGFEAERIEDYKGLNQRSPWMAGLVLCIMASLAGVPPFLGFWAKLVVLQGALEGDLLWLAIVGIVFAVIGAFYYLRVIKVMYFDAPNAAPVAQRPGSLLRIVFAVNALALLGLGLFWSPLMAWCQQAFA